The window TAGTAAAAATCAGGAAGCTGCCGACAAGATTACTGAAGAAGAAAAAAGTGAGCAAGAAGCTCACGAAGAAATTTTAAGAAAAGCTAGAGAGAACGAAGAGAAGCGTCGTAAGCAAAAAGTGGAAGAAAATATTCATCGTACTTTAGCTCAGATGCAAATTCGTCCTAAGAAAAAACACCATTGGTGGGATCGCTTTTTCAATTAAAAAAATAGGATGCCTTATTCTAGGCATCCTATTTTTTATTCCTCATCAGGTTCAATAATTAGTGATTGAGCTAGCAAAACGTCGTTATAAAGACTTAAGATATAGGTTCGATATTTGCTTTCCTTTTGACCGATCATTTCTAAATATTCACGTTCAATTGCAAAAGCTCTAAAAAATGCAAGTCGCTGCAAGTATTGTTCGGCTTTAGTTAGGTTAGGCTGATCAATTGTTTTAAGTAAGACATACATATATTCACGCGTTTTAACAACACGTTTCTGATTAAGTAGAGTGTAAATGACATAACGTTTTACTCGCTGAGGTAAGTACATCTTATGAACAGCAACTAAGGCTCTTTTTACCATTTCATTGCGGATCTTATCCATGGCAACAAGTGCTTCTTCATCACTAACTTCATGTGGAAGAATGAACTGGAAGACAATTGTTGGAACAATCATACTTAGGATAATTAATACGGCTTCAGACATAATGACAAGGTTGTAACTTTTAGTTCCTAAAAAACTAGCGCTAATTGTTAAAGCTAAGGCTAACGTTACAGCTCCATGAATTCCGCCAAGTGAAAAGACGGTACTTTCTCTTCTGTCATAGCGAATAATTAAGCGACCGTATAAGTAACGCACTAATAAATTGGCTAGATAAATAATTACTCCTACAAAAATCCATTTAGCTAAGTCACCGTTGAAGAGTTTATTGCGGGAGATTCTTACCATCATTAGACCTAAGATAATAAAGACCATACTGTTAAAAACATCAGAAATTAGGTTTTCTAGGTCTTGACCCATGTGGATCTGCCTTGAATTGAGTAACAAACTTTGTTGAGATTCTGCGTTATGAAGTAGTCCGGCAACAACAACGGCGATGATTCCAGAAACATGTATATGTTCAGCCAATGCATAAAGTGCAAGTGGCGTAAGAATATAGATTAAATTTTGGGCATTTAAGGAATTAAATCTAGATCTAATAAGAGTTTGGCGAAAAATAATGATTACCCAGGCAAAAGCAAAACCTAATACGGCCCCTCCAATTGAAGAGATAAAGAAGTCATGAATGGTTTGACCGTA of the Lactobacillus isalae genome contains:
- a CDS encoding cation:proton antiporter encodes the protein MELMISTFTLAIAAAISIIIAQAIDKISVNYVSMIIGIIIGLVPFLNQQIASFDSEIFMELIVAPLLFFEGQKTRIHNIGRRIKEIVGLTVIMVLLALIVSGFSIHLLAGVSLPLAFIIGSISTPTDATASEAVTNGLKMPRRVTAALKAESLFNDASGIILLNMSLLWFANGYINYGQTIHDFFISSIGGAVLGFAFAWVIIIFRQTLIRSRFNSLNAQNLIYILTPLALYALAEHIHVSGIIAVVVAGLLHNAESQQSLLLNSRQIHMGQDLENLISDVFNSMVFIILGLMMVRISRNKLFNGDLAKWIFVGVIIYLANLLVRYLYGRLIIRYDRRESTVFSLGGIHGAVTLALALTISASFLGTKSYNLVIMSEAVLIILSMIVPTIVFQFILPHEVSDEEALVAMDKIRNEMVKRALVAVHKMYLPQRVKRYVIYTLLNQKRVVKTREYMYVLLKTIDQPNLTKAEQYLQRLAFFRAFAIEREYLEMIGQKESKYRTYILSLYNDVLLAQSLIIEPDEE